One genomic segment of Rubripirellula amarantea includes these proteins:
- a CDS encoding DUF3467 domain-containing protein, with product MSSEQPPFPPDGNDPPGDSSGPESNDGGSAEPNQQSQNQALRARVPDSIGDGCFSTGAIVMTGPSEFIVDFLQTIGRPQKVVKRVVIPHPVMPQFIEALNTNLDLYKTRFGEPATPPAQPPNQARRPTPQEIYDDLKLPDDELSGCYANGVMIGHGASEFGLDFLTSFFPQSAVSARVFVAAGQIPRLLESLRGAVKQLEQRRQNPPGGNLPPPSSDSDPSNPDQV from the coding sequence ATGTCTTCTGAACAACCGCCCTTTCCTCCCGATGGCAACGACCCTCCGGGTGATTCATCGGGACCTGAATCCAACGACGGTGGATCGGCTGAACCGAATCAACAGTCTCAAAACCAGGCACTTCGTGCTCGCGTGCCTGATTCGATCGGTGATGGTTGTTTCAGCACCGGAGCGATTGTGATGACGGGGCCTAGCGAGTTCATCGTGGACTTTCTGCAAACGATTGGTCGGCCGCAGAAAGTGGTGAAGCGAGTGGTGATTCCGCACCCGGTGATGCCTCAGTTCATTGAGGCTTTGAATACCAACTTAGATTTGTACAAGACTCGATTTGGCGAACCCGCCACTCCGCCGGCTCAACCGCCCAATCAAGCTCGTCGTCCCACACCGCAAGAAATTTACGACGACTTAAAACTGCCCGACGACGAACTTAGTGGGTGCTACGCCAATGGTGTGATGATTGGCCATGGTGCGAGCGAGTTTGGCTTAGACTTCCTTACCAGCTTCTTTCCGCAATCGGCCGTCAGTGCACGCGTGTTCGTTGCTGCGGGACAGATCCCTCGTTTGCTCGAATCGCTACGCGGTGCCGTGAAGCAACTCGAACAGCGACGTCAGAATCCACCCGGCGGAAATCTTCCGCCACCAAGTTCGGATTCCGACCCGTCCAATCCAGACCAAGTTTGA
- a CDS encoding Maf family protein, giving the protein MKNLPRAVLPTDEPMILASGSPRRAELLTAAGYEFTVQVASDEAECGMCSRETAPEMVARYAYRKAAEIVMKSDQGLIVAADTVASCMGQILGKPRDVAHAESILRLLSGRKHDVYTGICVWSVKQSKCVVEAVRTELVMETLSEEMLAEHLDSMRWEGKAGAFGFQDGNDWLRIINGGSESNVVGLPMERLAELLENFDSLAENVITGVSGPPGAI; this is encoded by the coding sequence ATGAAGAACCTGCCCCGAGCTGTTTTGCCGACCGACGAGCCGATGATCTTGGCGAGCGGATCGCCTCGACGGGCTGAGTTATTGACCGCTGCCGGGTACGAGTTCACGGTGCAAGTGGCCAGCGACGAAGCGGAATGCGGAATGTGTTCCCGTGAAACCGCGCCTGAAATGGTTGCTCGCTACGCCTATCGAAAGGCTGCCGAGATTGTTATGAAGAGCGATCAGGGATTGATCGTAGCGGCCGACACGGTCGCCTCTTGCATGGGCCAGATTCTAGGCAAGCCTCGCGATGTGGCTCATGCGGAATCTATCCTGCGATTACTGTCCGGTCGCAAGCACGATGTCTACACCGGAATCTGCGTCTGGTCCGTGAAACAGTCAAAGTGCGTGGTCGAAGCCGTTCGGACCGAGTTGGTCATGGAAACGCTAAGCGAGGAAATGCTGGCAGAGCACCTCGACTCGATGCGTTGGGAAGGCAAGGCCGGCGCATTCGGTTTCCAGGACGGAAATGATTGGTTGCGGATCATTAACGGCGGCAGCGAAAGCAATGTCGTGGGGCTTCCCATGGAACGGTTGGCGGAATTACTGGAAAATTTCGACTCACTAGCCGAAAACGTTATTACCGGAGTGTCCGGACCTCCTGGGGCGATCTAA
- a CDS encoding DUF1573 domain-containing protein: MLRLQQRPLTGFLAIAIGFFALSPGTANAQNWAEKMFKDTTHDFRIVGRGTKSEYHFELTNIYEEDIHIAGVRTSCGCTTPTITKETLKTHETGAIVATFNTNTFIGQKAATVTVIFDRPSYAEVQLKVSGFIRTDITFDPPEVDFGDLPSGRTGEREVVITHSGNSNWQILDVRSHCSNLRVRLDPAERTPGLVRYRMSVKMDENMAEGDIHERLTLISNDRSFPTTEMSISGHIRPTVSVTPKAVSMGSTTSDGKVEQRLVIRGEEPFEIDDVLCADERFTFEVPVGSKKVHFVKMRYNGDGTTDPISQEVRIVTNLPGKKSASCIVTGSVH, translated from the coding sequence ATGTTGCGTCTTCAACAGCGGCCTTTGACAGGTTTTCTCGCGATCGCTATCGGATTCTTTGCCTTGAGTCCGGGCACCGCTAACGCCCAAAACTGGGCCGAGAAGATGTTCAAGGATACCACTCATGATTTTCGCATCGTGGGTCGTGGAACCAAGAGTGAATATCATTTCGAGCTGACCAACATCTACGAAGAAGACATCCACATCGCCGGAGTTCGGACGAGTTGCGGATGCACCACTCCGACGATCACCAAAGAAACGTTGAAGACCCACGAAACGGGCGCCATCGTCGCAACGTTCAACACCAACACGTTCATTGGCCAAAAGGCAGCAACGGTCACGGTGATCTTTGATCGACCGAGCTACGCCGAAGTGCAGTTGAAGGTCAGTGGTTTCATTCGAACGGATATCACGTTCGATCCACCAGAAGTTGATTTTGGGGATCTGCCTTCAGGCCGAACTGGTGAACGAGAAGTCGTGATCACTCATAGCGGCAACAGCAACTGGCAAATTCTTGATGTTCGAAGCCACTGCAGCAACCTGCGAGTGCGGTTGGATCCCGCTGAGCGTACGCCAGGGTTGGTCCGATATCGCATGTCGGTAAAAATGGACGAGAACATGGCCGAAGGCGATATTCACGAACGGTTGACTTTGATCAGCAACGACCGAAGTTTTCCCACGACTGAAATGTCGATCTCGGGTCACATTCGACCCACCGTCAGCGTGACTCCCAAGGCGGTGAGCATGGGATCGACGACTTCCGATGGCAAAGTTGAACAACGATTGGTGATCCGCGGCGAAGAACCGTTTGAAATCGACGATGTGCTTTGTGCCGATGAGCGTTTCACCTTCGAGGTCCCCGTCGGCAGCAAGAAGGTTCACTTCGTCAAAATGCGCTACAACGGCGATGGCACCACCGACCCCATTTCGCAAGAAGTTCGAATCGTCACGAACCTTCCCGGCAAGAAGTCAGCGTCCTGTATCGTGACCGGTTCGGTGCACTAA
- a CDS encoding histidine kinase gives MMDEQSQGVVALLSGDLLFASKVKSAATNGGYEFYFGGNLPKENTASIRFVILDLSTRNGLVPTIAKQCADECPDARLIAYGPHVQVEKLKAAREAGIPRVLTNGQLDAGLSGLFS, from the coding sequence ATGATGGACGAGCAATCGCAAGGCGTTGTCGCTCTCTTGTCCGGTGACCTGCTCTTTGCCTCGAAAGTAAAATCAGCCGCAACCAATGGTGGCTACGAGTTCTACTTCGGTGGCAATCTTCCGAAGGAAAATACCGCGTCGATCCGCTTCGTGATCTTGGACTTATCCACGCGAAACGGATTGGTTCCGACGATTGCAAAGCAGTGCGCCGACGAGTGCCCGGACGCGAGGCTGATAGCGTACGGGCCGCACGTCCAAGTGGAAAAACTCAAAGCCGCCCGTGAGGCTGGCATTCCGCGAGTTCTGACCAATGGCCAGTTGGACGCCGGATTATCAGGCCTGTTCTCGTAG
- a CDS encoding sugar phosphate isomerase/epimerase family protein: protein MKYGMNLLLWNGEVTDALMPTCEALKEIGYDGVELPMFNLDLDYAALGKRLDSIGLGRTAVTIRGEDDNPISPDAKVRAKGVELTKKTLDCCAAAGVETLVGPYHSALGKFSGAGPTDDEWKWGVDSMREVAEHAGKVGVRLGVEALNRFECYLLNTHADSARFVRDVDHPACGIMYDTFHSNIEEKNIADAVNAGGDKLFHIHISENDRSTPGEGIVRWDDNFNAIAESGYDGWLVIEAFGLALPEIAAATMIWRRMYKDELTLAANGLKFMKSEIEKRKS, encoded by the coding sequence ATGAAATACGGCATGAACCTATTGCTTTGGAATGGTGAAGTCACCGACGCCCTGATGCCTACTTGCGAGGCATTGAAAGAGATCGGCTATGACGGCGTTGAGCTTCCCATGTTCAACCTCGACCTTGATTATGCGGCACTGGGCAAGCGCCTCGATTCCATCGGACTTGGTCGAACGGCAGTAACGATTCGCGGTGAGGACGACAATCCGATTTCGCCTGATGCGAAGGTTCGAGCGAAGGGTGTTGAACTCACCAAGAAGACGCTCGACTGCTGCGCCGCGGCGGGTGTGGAAACGCTCGTGGGTCCTTACCATTCCGCGCTCGGAAAGTTCAGTGGCGCTGGCCCAACGGATGACGAATGGAAGTGGGGCGTGGACAGCATGCGTGAAGTCGCCGAGCACGCCGGCAAAGTTGGGGTCCGGTTGGGCGTCGAGGCTTTGAATCGTTTTGAGTGCTACTTGCTCAACACACATGCTGATAGCGCAAGGTTCGTTCGCGATGTCGATCATCCAGCATGCGGCATCATGTACGATACCTTCCACAGCAACATCGAGGAAAAGAACATTGCCGATGCGGTCAATGCGGGTGGCGATAAACTGTTCCACATTCACATCAGTGAGAACGATCGTAGCACGCCCGGTGAGGGGATCGTTCGTTGGGACGACAACTTCAACGCTATCGCCGAAAGTGGTTACGACGGTTGGTTGGTGATCGAGGCGTTTGGTCTGGCGTTGCCCGAGATCGCCGCTGCAACCATGATTTGGCGACGCATGTACAAGGATGAACTGACGCTCGCCGCTAACGGACTGAAATTCATGAAGAGCGAGATTGAAAAGCGTAAGTCATGA
- a CDS encoding lipopolysaccharide biosynthesis protein, translating to MTQKPLSKNDDSFVADSLAIGMMVMLVMTIIQRGLGFFRGLWFCRMLDDAVVGQWSMAYDFITLITPVMLLGIPGSLPRYVEHYRTQGHLRPFVKRLLVVTTVLGIVALAAILAAPKWFGWLVFLETRNMALIYSVAAGVVVTIGFNFVYQLVSSLRQVRVASMMQFVQSVGFTVIAVVWLGMGGAITGLVYAFVAATILGSLPGLYSLLSGWAGLPHSEDAFEPPTMWRRLLPYAVALWLMNLLTNTYAMADRYMILHLMPGGEEVTQAAVGQYHSGRIIPMLLVSLATMVSGVLLPYLTADWEAGKKAEVRARLQRILFAMSTLFTAGAAFALLISPWFFETMLQNRYSAGLTLMPMTFVFAIWISIGTVGQEYLWVVERGKWAAFALGVGFALNVILNLVLLPVLGLHGAVLATLISNGVLLAGLWLAMSRNGYPFDRTSLVATLLPMTLLVNPYIAIAFVGIVCLGFSQTRAWCTELLDGLPQLMASRKPVSG from the coding sequence ATGACCCAGAAACCACTCTCTAAGAACGACGATAGCTTTGTTGCCGACTCGCTCGCCATCGGCATGATGGTGATGTTGGTGATGACGATCATCCAGCGCGGCCTAGGCTTCTTCCGAGGGCTTTGGTTTTGTCGAATGCTCGACGATGCAGTGGTCGGCCAATGGTCGATGGCGTACGACTTCATCACGCTGATCACTCCGGTCATGTTGCTGGGAATCCCCGGATCGCTTCCTCGGTATGTCGAACACTACCGGACCCAAGGCCACTTACGCCCCTTCGTCAAACGACTGCTTGTCGTCACAACGGTGCTGGGCATCGTGGCCCTGGCCGCGATACTGGCGGCGCCAAAATGGTTTGGATGGCTGGTGTTCCTAGAAACGCGAAACATGGCGTTGATCTACAGCGTAGCGGCGGGTGTGGTTGTGACGATCGGTTTCAATTTCGTCTACCAGCTCGTGTCGTCGTTGCGTCAAGTTCGCGTGGCATCGATGATGCAGTTCGTCCAGAGCGTGGGGTTCACCGTCATCGCGGTAGTGTGGCTCGGCATGGGCGGAGCAATCACGGGATTAGTCTACGCATTTGTCGCCGCGACAATCTTGGGTTCGCTTCCGGGTCTGTATTCGTTGCTTTCGGGCTGGGCCGGTTTGCCACATAGCGAAGACGCGTTTGAGCCACCGACCATGTGGCGGCGATTGTTGCCCTACGCGGTGGCCTTGTGGCTGATGAACTTATTGACCAATACGTATGCCATGGCCGATCGTTACATGATCTTGCACCTGATGCCGGGCGGCGAAGAAGTCACACAAGCCGCCGTAGGACAGTACCACAGCGGACGTATCATTCCGATGTTGCTGGTGTCTTTAGCAACGATGGTTAGTGGCGTCCTGCTGCCTTACTTGACCGCCGATTGGGAAGCGGGCAAGAAAGCTGAAGTACGAGCTCGCCTGCAACGCATTTTGTTCGCAATGTCGACCCTGTTTACTGCGGGAGCAGCCTTTGCATTGCTGATATCGCCGTGGTTCTTCGAAACGATGCTTCAAAATCGCTATTCTGCGGGTTTGACTTTGATGCCGATGACGTTCGTTTTTGCAATATGGATTTCGATTGGCACCGTCGGGCAAGAGTACCTGTGGGTGGTTGAACGCGGCAAATGGGCGGCGTTCGCATTGGGAGTTGGCTTCGCACTCAATGTGATCCTGAACTTGGTGCTGTTACCCGTCCTGGGACTACACGGCGCCGTGCTGGCAACGTTAATTTCCAACGGTGTGCTTTTGGCAGGATTATGGTTAGCGATGAGCCGCAACGGATATCCGTTTGATCGAACATCGCTTGTAGCGACCCTGCTACCGATGACGTTGCTCGTTAATCCCTACATTGCGATCGCTTTCGTCGGCATCGTTTGCCTTGGATTTTCGCAGACACGTGCCTGGTGCACGGAACTACTTGATGGGCTTCCGCAATTGATGGCCTCGCGCAAGCCAGTATCAGGCTAA
- a CDS encoding DUF3127 domain-containing protein, producing the protein MSDSKVTGIVHLIEETKTYGAKGFRKRVVVLEQDKGSFTNYVPVEFTRDSCDSVDDMNVGDEVEVTYRLNGRRWQKDPDSEVKFFLNAEAIAFQIKGSSGGTMNETVRDANDAFAEAGDDEAPF; encoded by the coding sequence ATGAGTGATTCAAAAGTTACTGGCATTGTCCACTTGATCGAAGAAACCAAGACCTACGGCGCGAAGGGTTTCCGCAAACGCGTGGTCGTGCTGGAACAGGACAAAGGAAGTTTCACCAACTACGTCCCCGTCGAGTTCACTCGCGATTCGTGTGACAGCGTTGACGACATGAATGTGGGCGATGAAGTCGAAGTCACCTATCGGCTCAACGGTCGTCGCTGGCAAAAAGATCCCGACAGCGAAGTGAAGTTCTTCCTGAACGCGGAAGCCATTGCGTTTCAAATTAAGGGTTCAAGCGGTGGAACGATGAACGAAACCGTTCGCGATGCCAACGATGCGTTCGCCGAAGCCGGCGACGACGAAGCGCCGTTCTAA